In a single window of the Serratia quinivorans genome:
- the aat gene encoding Leucyl/phenylalanyl-tRNA--protein transferase: MRIVKLSPHSLAFPSPEGALRDPNGLLAIGGDLTAPRLLAAYERGIFPWFSPGEAILWWSPDPRAVLFPAERHISRSLKRFLRSNPFRVTLNHDFAAVIAACADRPEEGTWIGPEVQRAYLHLHRLGFAHSIEVWQGDELVGGMYGVAQGALFCGESMFSRTTNASKCALMTFCRHFAAYGGELIDCQVLNAHTATLGAKEIPRRQFLQQLSQLQRKPLAPECWAPQVLPPQQVEPPSPTN, from the coding sequence ATGCGCATAGTTAAGCTGTCACCGCATTCACTGGCGTTCCCCTCTCCTGAGGGCGCGCTGCGCGATCCTAACGGTCTGCTGGCGATTGGCGGTGATTTAACCGCGCCGCGCTTGCTGGCCGCCTATGAACGCGGCATTTTCCCCTGGTTTTCACCGGGGGAAGCCATTTTGTGGTGGTCGCCGGACCCACGCGCGGTGCTGTTCCCGGCCGAGCGCCATATCAGCCGCAGTCTGAAACGCTTTCTGCGCAGTAATCCCTTTCGCGTGACGCTGAATCACGACTTTGCGGCGGTGATCGCCGCCTGCGCCGATCGACCGGAAGAAGGCACCTGGATTGGCCCGGAAGTACAGCGCGCTTATTTGCATCTGCACCGCCTTGGCTTCGCCCATTCAATCGAGGTATGGCAGGGCGACGAACTGGTCGGCGGCATGTACGGCGTGGCTCAGGGCGCGCTGTTTTGCGGCGAATCCATGTTTAGCCGTACCACCAACGCTTCCAAGTGCGCCCTGATGACTTTTTGCCGCCATTTTGCCGCTTATGGCGGAGAATTGATTGACTGTCAGGTGCTTAACGCTCACACTGCCACGCTGGGAGCGAAAGAGATCCCCCGAAGACAATTTTTGCAGCAGCTCAGCCAACTTCAGCGCAAGCCATTAGCGCCAGAATGCTGGGCACCGCAAGTGTTACCCCCACAGCAGGTTGAACCACCCTCCCCAACAAACTAA
- the clpA gene encoding ATP-dependent Clp protease ATP-binding subunit ClpA has protein sequence MLNQELELSLNMAFARAREHRHEFMTVEHLLLALLSNPAAREALEACTVDLAALRQELEAFIEQTTPTLPASEEERDTQPTLSFQRVLQRAVFHVQSSGRSEVSGANVLVAIFSEQESQAAYLLRKHDVSRLDVVNFISHGTRKDEPGQAPNAENPVNEEQSGGEDRMENFTTNLNQLARVGGIDPLIGRGPELERAIQVLCRRRKNNPLLVGESGVGKTAIAEGLAWRIVQGDVPEVMADCTLYSLDIGSLLAGTKYRGDFEKRFKALLKQLEQDKNSILFIDEIHTIIGAGAASGGQVDAANLIKPLLSSGKIRVIGSTTYQEFSNIFEKDRALARRFQKIDIIEPTPEETIQIINGLKTKYEAHHDVRYTAKAVRAAVELSVKYINDRHLPDKAIDVIDEAGARSRLMPVSKRKKTVNVSDIESVVARIARIPEKTVSASDRDVLRSLGDRLKMLVFGQDQAIEALTEAIKMSRAGLGHDRKPVGSFLFAGPTGVGKTEVTVQLAKAMDIKLLRFDMSEYMERHTVSRLIGAPPGYVGYDQGGLLTDAVLKHPHSVVLLDEIEKAHPDVFNLLLQVMDNGTLTDNNGRKADFRNVILVMTTNAGVRETERKSIGLVQQDNSTDAMEEIKKVFTPEFRNRLDNILWFNHLSTEVIQQVVDKFIVELQAQLDAKGVSLEVSDEARDWLSVKGYDRAMGARPMARVMQENLKKPLANELLFGSLVDGGSVKVELDKENQKLTYQFISASMRKADEGAVH, from the coding sequence ATGCTCAATCAAGAACTGGAACTCAGTCTCAACATGGCTTTCGCCAGAGCGCGTGAGCACAGACACGAGTTTATGACCGTGGAGCACCTGTTGCTGGCGTTACTCAGCAACCCTGCCGCGCGGGAAGCGCTTGAGGCATGTACGGTGGACCTGGCCGCATTACGCCAGGAACTCGAAGCCTTTATCGAACAAACCACGCCGACGCTGCCCGCCAGCGAAGAAGAGCGCGACACTCAGCCGACGCTCAGCTTCCAGCGCGTACTGCAGCGTGCGGTATTCCATGTCCAATCTTCCGGCCGCAGCGAAGTCAGCGGCGCCAACGTGCTGGTGGCAATTTTCAGCGAGCAGGAGTCGCAGGCGGCTTACCTGCTGCGCAAACACGACGTCAGTCGTCTTGACGTAGTGAACTTCATTTCACATGGCACACGTAAAGACGAGCCGGGCCAAGCGCCGAATGCGGAAAACCCGGTGAATGAAGAGCAGTCCGGAGGGGAAGACCGTATGGAAAACTTCACCACCAACCTCAACCAACTGGCCCGGGTGGGCGGTATCGATCCCTTGATTGGCCGTGGTCCTGAGCTGGAGCGTGCCATTCAGGTGTTGTGCCGTCGCCGCAAGAATAACCCGCTGTTGGTGGGTGAGTCCGGCGTGGGTAAAACCGCGATTGCCGAAGGGCTGGCCTGGCGCATCGTGCAGGGCGACGTCCCGGAAGTGATGGCGGACTGTACGCTGTATTCGCTGGATATAGGATCGTTGCTGGCCGGTACCAAATACCGCGGCGATTTCGAGAAACGCTTCAAGGCCCTGCTGAAACAGTTGGAGCAGGACAAGAACAGCATCCTGTTTATCGATGAGATCCACACCATCATCGGTGCCGGAGCGGCTTCCGGTGGGCAGGTAGATGCCGCCAACCTGATCAAACCGCTGCTTTCCAGCGGCAAGATCCGGGTCATAGGTTCGACCACCTATCAGGAATTCAGCAACATCTTTGAAAAAGATCGCGCCTTGGCCCGTCGCTTCCAGAAAATCGACATTATCGAGCCGACGCCGGAAGAGACCATTCAGATCATCAACGGCCTGAAAACCAAGTACGAAGCGCACCACGATGTGCGTTATACCGCGAAAGCGGTGCGTGCCGCGGTTGAGCTGTCGGTGAAATACATCAACGACCGTCATCTGCCGGACAAGGCTATCGACGTGATCGACGAGGCGGGGGCTCGCAGCCGGTTGATGCCGGTCAGCAAGCGCAAGAAAACCGTTAACGTTTCCGACATTGAGTCGGTGGTGGCGCGTATCGCACGTATCCCGGAAAAAACCGTGTCGGCGAGCGATCGCGATGTGTTGAGAAGCCTGGGCGACCGCCTGAAAATGCTGGTATTTGGCCAGGATCAGGCGATTGAAGCGCTGACCGAGGCAATCAAGATGAGCCGTGCGGGTCTGGGCCACGATCGCAAGCCTGTCGGTTCCTTCCTGTTTGCCGGGCCAACCGGGGTCGGGAAAACCGAGGTTACGGTACAGCTGGCGAAGGCGATGGATATCAAACTGCTGCGCTTTGACATGTCCGAGTATATGGAACGTCATACCGTTAGCCGTCTGATTGGCGCGCCTCCGGGCTATGTCGGTTACGACCAGGGTGGTCTGCTGACCGACGCGGTGCTCAAGCATCCGCACTCGGTCGTGCTGCTCGATGAAATCGAGAAGGCGCATCCGGACGTGTTCAACCTGCTGCTGCAGGTGATGGACAACGGGACCCTGACCGACAACAACGGCCGTAAGGCGGACTTCCGCAACGTGATCCTGGTGATGACCACCAACGCCGGGGTGCGCGAGACAGAACGTAAATCGATCGGCCTGGTCCAGCAGGACAACAGCACCGACGCGATGGAAGAGATCAAAAAAGTGTTCACGCCGGAATTCCGTAACCGTCTGGACAATATTCTTTGGTTCAACCATCTGTCGACCGAGGTGATCCAGCAGGTTGTCGATAAGTTTATCGTCGAACTGCAGGCGCAGCTGGATGCGAAGGGCGTGTCGCTGGAAGTGAGTGACGAAGCGCGTGACTGGCTGTCAGTGAAAGGCTACGACCGTGCGATGGGCGCTCGTCCAATGGCGCGTGTGATGCAGGAAAACCTGAAGAAACCGCTGGCTAACGAACTGCTGTTCGGCTCGCTGGTGGACGGCGGCTCGGTGAAGGTCGAGTTGGACAAGGAAAACCAGAAACTGACTTATCAATTTATCAGCGCGTCAATGCGCAAGGCGGACGAGGGTGCGGTGCACTAA
- the infA gene encoding Translation initiation factor IF-1 has protein sequence MAKEDNIEMQGTVLDTLPNTMFRVELENGHVVTAHISGKMRKNYIRILTGDKVTVELTPYDLSKGRIVFRSR, from the coding sequence ATGGCCAAAGAAGACAATATTGAAATGCAGGGCACCGTTCTTGATACGCTGCCGAACACCATGTTCCGCGTTGAGTTAGAAAACGGGCACGTGGTAACCGCACATATCTCCGGTAAAATGCGCAAGAACTACATCCGCATCCTGACGGGCGACAAAGTCACTGTAGAGCTGACCCCGTACGACCTGAGCAAAGGCCGCATTGTCTTCCGTAGCCGTTAA
- the cspD gene encoding Cold shock-like protein CspD, whose translation METGTVKWFNNAKGFGFICPEGGGEDIFAHYSTIKMDGYRTLKAGQQVSFDVHQGPKGNHASLIVPVESEALA comes from the coding sequence ATGGAGACGGGTACTGTTAAATGGTTCAACAACGCCAAAGGGTTTGGGTTTATTTGTCCTGAAGGCGGTGGCGAAGACATATTCGCCCACTATTCTACGATTAAGATGGATGGGTACCGGACGCTAAAAGCTGGCCAGCAGGTCAGTTTTGACGTGCACCAGGGGCCAAAAGGGAATCATGCGAGTCTTATTGTGCCAGTGGAAAGCGAGGCGTTGGCCTAA
- the clpS gene encoding ATP-dependent Clp protease adapter protein ClpS, translated as MGNNNDWLNFEHLAEEKQIDAVKPPSMYKVILNNDDYTPMEFVIDVLQKFFSYDIERATQLMLTVHYQGKAICGVFTAEVAETKVVHVNRYARENEHPLLCTLEKA; from the coding sequence ATGGGCAATAACAACGATTGGCTAAATTTTGAACACTTGGCCGAAGAAAAACAAATCGATGCGGTAAAACCGCCGTCTATGTATAAAGTTATACTTAACAACGACGATTACACACCGATGGAATTTGTGATTGACGTTCTGCAAAAGTTCTTTTCTTATGATATTGAACGCGCAACGCAACTGATGCTCACGGTCCACTATCAAGGCAAGGCGATCTGCGGTGTATTTACCGCCGAGGTGGCGGAAACCAAAGTCGTGCATGTGAACCGTTATGCCAGGGAGAACGAGCATCCGTTGCTTTGTACGCTGGAAAAAGCCTGA
- the msbA_2 gene encoding Lipid A export ATP-binding/permease protein MsbA: MRVLLPFLALYRRHSLLICLGILLAIVTLLASIGLLALSGWFLAASALAGLAGLFTFNYMLPAAGVRGAAIFRTAGRYAERVVSHDATFRVLSHLRVFTFKKILPLSPGGIARFRQADLLNRLVADVDTLDHLYLRVISPLVSAAAVIVVVTYGLSWLDTTLALTLGGILLLLLLLVPPVFYRAGKPIGGQLTALRGQYRTDLTAWLQGQAELVVFGAVESFRTSLDATEQRWQRRQWQQASLGGMAQALMILASGLTVTLMLWLTAAGIGGDSQPGALIALFVFAALASFEALMPVAGAFQHLGQVIASATRVKQVIDRQPEVTFPAHGPATENLATLSLQQLTFTYPDQPLPVLQDVSLEIAAGEHIALLGRTGCGKSTLLQLLTRAWNADSGQVLLNGQPLSAYDETTLRQMTTVVSQRVHIFSDTLRENLRIAAPAATDEQLREVLQQVGLDKLLDNEGLNAWLGDGGRQLSGGEQRRLGIARALLHQAPLLLLDEPTEGLDAETEQQILALLRRHCRGKTLILVTHRLYGLEHMDRICVMDGGQIVEQGDHLTLMRQQGRYARFRQRISGIPL; the protein is encoded by the coding sequence ATGCGCGTTTTGCTGCCATTTCTGGCGCTATACCGTCGTCACAGCCTGCTGATTTGTTTAGGCATCCTGCTGGCCATCGTCACGCTGCTGGCCAGCATCGGCCTGCTGGCGCTGTCCGGCTGGTTCCTTGCCGCCTCTGCCCTCGCCGGGCTGGCGGGTTTGTTTACCTTCAACTACATGCTGCCTGCTGCCGGTGTGCGGGGTGCCGCCATTTTCCGCACCGCCGGGCGCTACGCCGAACGCGTGGTCAGCCACGATGCCACTTTCCGCGTGCTGTCCCATCTGCGGGTATTTACCTTTAAAAAGATCCTGCCGCTGTCGCCGGGCGGCATTGCTCGCTTCCGCCAGGCCGATCTGCTTAATCGTCTGGTGGCGGATGTCGATACGCTGGATCATTTATACCTGCGGGTGATCTCGCCGCTGGTCAGCGCCGCCGCGGTGATTGTGGTGGTGACCTATGGCCTGAGCTGGCTGGACACCACGCTGGCCCTGACGCTGGGCGGCATTCTGCTGTTGTTACTGCTGTTGGTGCCACCGGTGTTTTATCGTGCAGGTAAGCCGATTGGCGGTCAGTTGACCGCACTGCGCGGTCAGTACCGTACCGATTTGACCGCCTGGCTGCAGGGCCAGGCCGAGCTGGTGGTGTTCGGTGCCGTTGAAAGCTTTCGTACCAGTCTGGATGCCACCGAGCAGCGCTGGCAGCGCCGCCAATGGCAACAGGCTTCTCTGGGTGGCATGGCACAGGCGCTGATGATTTTGGCCAGTGGCCTGACGGTCACTTTGATGCTGTGGCTCACCGCGGCCGGAATCGGCGGCGACAGCCAACCCGGTGCGCTGATTGCGCTGTTCGTGTTTGCCGCGCTGGCCTCGTTTGAAGCGCTGATGCCGGTGGCCGGTGCTTTCCAGCATCTGGGTCAGGTGATCGCTTCCGCCACGCGGGTGAAGCAGGTCATCGACCGACAGCCGGAAGTGACCTTCCCGGCCCATGGTCCGGCGACCGAGAACCTTGCCACACTGAGCCTGCAGCAACTCACTTTCACTTACCCCGACCAGCCGCTGCCGGTATTGCAGGATGTCTCGCTGGAGATTGCCGCCGGTGAACACATTGCGCTGCTCGGGCGTACCGGCTGTGGCAAATCGACCCTGCTGCAGTTGCTAACCCGCGCCTGGAACGCCGACAGCGGCCAGGTGCTGCTCAATGGCCAGCCACTGAGTGCTTACGATGAAACCACGCTGCGCCAGATGACCACCGTGGTCAGTCAGCGGGTGCATATTTTCAGCGATACGCTGCGCGAAAACCTGCGCATCGCCGCGCCTGCAGCAACCGATGAACAATTGCGCGAAGTATTGCAGCAGGTCGGCCTGGACAAGCTGCTGGACAACGAAGGGCTGAACGCCTGGCTGGGAGATGGCGGTCGCCAGCTTTCCGGCGGTGAGCAGCGCCGTCTGGGCATTGCCCGTGCGCTGTTGCATCAGGCGCCGTTGTTGTTGCTCGATGAACCGACCGAAGGCCTGGACGCCGAAACCGAACAGCAGATCCTGGCGCTGCTGCGCCGGCACTGCCGGGGTAAAACGCTGATCCTGGTGACCCACCGTCTGTATGGGCTGGAGCACATGGACCGTATCTGCGTGATGGACGGCGGCCAGATTGTCGAGCAAGGCGATCATCTCACCCTGATGCGTCAACAGGGGCGTTATGCCCGGTTCCGCCAACGCATCAGTGGCATACCGCTGTAA
- the macA_2 gene encoding Macrolide-specific efflux protein macA precursor — MALIVLVAIVAMAAWYFSHPAPTPFKTVKVVKGDLQQNVLATGQLDAVRKVDVGAQVSGQLESLYVEIGDRVKKGQLLGVIDPQQAQNSIREGEATLRELHAQLQQAQAEQQLAAVTLQRNQALAKLQAVSRQDLDQAATQLAVKKAQVGTIQAQIARNQASLDTAKINLAFTRIEAPMDGDVVQITTLQGQTVIAAQQAPNILTLADLSTMLVKAQVSEADVISLKPGQKAWFTVLGDPNRRFDGVLKDIQPTPEKVNNAIFYYARFEVPNPEGLLRLQMTAQVHIQLAGVKQVQVIPLAALGDQIADNRYHVSILKQGKEEKREVAIGLRNNIDVQILSGLNIGDEVIVSRGGAEAL; from the coding sequence ATGGCGCTAATCGTACTGGTGGCGATCGTGGCGATGGCGGCCTGGTACTTCAGCCACCCGGCCCCGACTCCATTTAAAACGGTGAAGGTGGTCAAGGGCGATCTACAGCAAAACGTACTGGCAACCGGCCAGCTTGACGCGGTACGCAAGGTTGACGTGGGTGCGCAGGTGAGTGGGCAGTTGGAAAGCCTGTATGTCGAGATCGGCGATCGGGTTAAAAAAGGCCAGTTGCTTGGGGTAATTGATCCGCAACAGGCGCAAAACAGCATCCGTGAGGGTGAGGCGACGTTGCGTGAATTGCACGCCCAGTTGCAACAGGCGCAGGCTGAGCAACAGCTGGCGGCGGTAACGCTGCAGCGTAATCAGGCGTTGGCCAAACTGCAGGCGGTGTCACGCCAGGATCTGGATCAGGCGGCGACACAACTGGCGGTGAAGAAGGCGCAGGTGGGTACCATTCAGGCGCAGATCGCCAGGAATCAGGCCAGCCTGGATACTGCCAAGATCAATCTGGCGTTTACCCGTATAGAAGCACCGATGGACGGTGACGTGGTGCAAATCACCACGCTGCAGGGCCAGACGGTGATAGCTGCGCAGCAGGCACCGAACATTTTGACGCTGGCGGATCTCAGCACCATGCTGGTGAAGGCTCAGGTGTCGGAAGCGGACGTCATCAGCCTCAAGCCGGGCCAAAAAGCCTGGTTTACCGTGCTGGGCGATCCTAACCGACGCTTTGACGGCGTGCTGAAAGATATTCAGCCAACGCCGGAAAAGGTCAATAACGCCATCTTTTACTATGCGCGTTTTGAAGTGCCCAATCCCGAGGGATTATTGCGACTGCAGATGACGGCGCAGGTGCATATTCAACTGGCGGGCGTCAAGCAGGTGCAGGTCATTCCTCTGGCAGCGTTGGGCGATCAAATCGCCGATAATCGCTACCATGTTTCGATATTGAAACAGGGCAAGGAGGAAAAGCGCGAGGTGGCCATTGGCCTGCGTAATAATATCGACGTGCAAATTCTCAGCGGACTGAATATTGGCGATGAAGTGATTGTCAGCCGTGGCGGCGCGGAGGCTCTCTGA
- the macB_2 gene encoding Macrolide export ATP-binding/permease protein MacB encodes MAALLELSGISRSYQSGDQTVAVLKDVSLSINAGEMVAIMGASGSGKSTLMNILGCLDKPSAGVYRVAGQDVATLDGDALARLRREHFGFIFQRYHLLPHLSAAHNVEVPAVYAGLGKAARRERAIALLQRLGLGERVGYRPSQLSGGQQQRVSIARALMNGGQVILADEPTGALDSHSGEEVMTILKQLREQGHTVIIVTHDPAVAQQAERIIEIRDGEIIADSRPERQSNPNAKPLEMVAPAPSWQQTTGRFREALVMAWRAMAASKMRTALTMLGIIIGIASVVSILVIGDAAKQMVLADIKSIGTNTVDIYPGKDFGDDDPTFRQALKYDDLEALREQPYVNALSPTIASSMRLRLGNVDVAANVTGVSEQFFRVYGMTFTQGVGIDQLQVQSQSQTVVIDANTQRRLFPNIKDVVGQVILVGNMPATVVGVAKEKQSMFGSSKTLNVWVPYSTMANRLMGNAYFDSITVRIREGYNSQEAEQKLTRLLTLRHGKKDIFTYNMDSLVQTAEKTTRTLQLFLTLVAVISLVVGGIGVMNIMLVSVTERTREIGIRMAVGARSGDVLQQFLIEAVLVCLVGGALGITLSFAIGLLVQLVLPGWQISFPPAALLSAFVCSTAIGVVFGYLPARSAARLNPIDALARE; translated from the coding sequence ATGGCCGCGCTGTTGGAACTGAGCGGCATCAGCCGCAGCTATCAGTCGGGCGACCAGACCGTAGCGGTGTTGAAGGACGTGAGCCTGAGCATCAATGCCGGTGAAATGGTGGCGATTATGGGAGCCTCCGGCTCCGGCAAGTCGACGCTGATGAATATTCTTGGCTGTCTGGATAAGCCCAGCGCCGGCGTTTATCGGGTGGCCGGACAGGACGTGGCGACGCTGGATGGGGATGCGCTGGCCCGGTTGCGGCGTGAGCATTTCGGCTTTATCTTCCAGCGTTATCATTTACTGCCTCATCTGAGCGCGGCGCATAACGTTGAGGTCCCGGCGGTGTATGCCGGACTGGGTAAGGCAGCGCGGCGTGAGCGTGCGATTGCGCTGTTACAGCGTTTGGGGCTGGGTGAACGCGTTGGTTACCGGCCAAGCCAGCTTTCCGGCGGCCAGCAGCAGCGGGTCAGTATTGCCCGTGCGCTGATGAACGGGGGGCAGGTGATCCTGGCGGATGAGCCGACCGGTGCCCTCGATAGCCATTCTGGCGAGGAGGTGATGACCATCCTCAAGCAACTGCGTGAGCAGGGGCATACGGTGATTATCGTCACTCACGATCCGGCGGTGGCCCAGCAGGCTGAGCGGATCATTGAAATTCGCGACGGAGAGATCATTGCCGATTCACGCCCGGAACGGCAGAGCAACCCGAACGCCAAACCGCTGGAGATGGTGGCACCGGCGCCGTCCTGGCAGCAAACGACCGGCCGTTTTCGTGAGGCATTGGTGATGGCCTGGCGAGCGATGGCGGCAAGTAAAATGCGCACCGCGCTGACCATGTTGGGCATTATTATCGGCATTGCCTCGGTGGTGTCGATCCTGGTGATCGGCGACGCCGCCAAACAGATGGTACTGGCGGATATCAAGTCCATCGGCACCAATACGGTCGACATTTACCCCGGCAAGGACTTCGGCGACGACGATCCGACCTTCCGGCAGGCACTGAAATACGACGATCTTGAGGCACTGCGCGAGCAGCCTTATGTCAATGCGCTGTCGCCCACGATTGCCAGCAGCATGCGGTTGCGCTTGGGTAACGTCGATGTGGCGGCCAATGTTACCGGGGTCAGCGAACAGTTTTTCCGCGTCTACGGCATGACCTTTACCCAGGGCGTCGGTATCGATCAACTGCAGGTGCAATCGCAGTCGCAAACGGTGGTCATCGACGCCAATACTCAGCGCCGGTTATTCCCCAATATAAAGGACGTGGTCGGTCAGGTGATCCTGGTGGGCAATATGCCGGCGACGGTGGTTGGCGTGGCGAAGGAGAAGCAGTCGATGTTCGGCAGCAGCAAGACGCTGAATGTCTGGGTACCCTACAGCACTATGGCCAACCGGCTGATGGGTAACGCCTATTTTGATTCGATCACTGTACGTATTCGCGAGGGCTACAATAGCCAGGAAGCGGAGCAGAAGTTGACGCGTTTGCTGACGCTGCGCCATGGCAAGAAAGACATCTTCACCTATAACATGGACAGCCTGGTGCAGACCGCAGAAAAAACCACGCGCACGCTGCAGCTATTTCTGACGTTGGTGGCGGTGATTTCACTGGTGGTTGGCGGCATCGGCGTGATGAACATCATGTTGGTGTCGGTGACGGAGCGTACTCGCGAGATCGGCATTCGTATGGCGGTCGGCGCTCGCTCCGGGGACGTGCTGCAGCAGTTTCTGATTGAAGCGGTGCTGGTGTGCCTGGTGGGTGGTGCCCTGGGCATTACGCTGTCGTTTGCCATCGGCCTGCTGGTGCAACTGGTGCTACCGGGCTGGCAGATCAGTTTCCCTCCGGCAGCGTTGTTGAGTGCGTTTGTCTGTTCTACCGCCATTGGCGTGGTGTTTGGCTATCTGCCTGCACGCAGCGCAGCGCGGCTTAACCCGATTGACGCTCTGGCTCGCGAATAA
- the cydD gene encoding ATP-binding/permease protein CydD has product MKKTRQQQLTRWLKTQSTLAQRWLRLSMLLGLISGILIVAQAWLLAALLHALIIEHAPREQLLPWFIWLAATFALRAVLSWLRERVGFICGQVIRQRMRQQVLDKLQQLGPAWIQGKPAGSWASIIVEQIEDMQDYYSRYLPQMYLAVFIPVLILITVFPINWAAGLILLTTAPLIPMFMALVGMGAADANRRNFVALARLSGNFLDRLRGLDTLRLFNRAEAETAQIAKSSEDFRSRTMEVLRLAFLSSAVLEFFASISIAVVAVYFGFSFLGELNFGSYGTGVTLFAGFLVLILAPEFFQPLRDLGAFYHAKAQAVGAAEALETFLSAEGEQMGSGTQRLDTDAPLELHAQDLEILSPNGVLLAGPLSFTLSANQRIALVGLSGAGKSSLLNLLLGFLPYRGSLTVNGTELRELAAEGWRQQLGWVGQNPHLPAQTLRANILLGNPQASEDQLQQAVEQAYVGEILPHLPQGLETEVGDNAARLSVGQAQRVAVARALISPRRLLLLDEPAASLDAHSERRVMQALNVASHQQTTLLVTHQLEDTEDYDQIWVMEGGQIVQQGDYATLSAQPGLFANLIAHRSGDL; this is encoded by the coding sequence CGTTGGCTCAAAACTCAGAGCACCCTGGCGCAGCGTTGGTTGCGCCTTTCCATGTTATTGGGGCTGATAAGCGGCATTTTGATTGTCGCACAGGCATGGCTGTTGGCCGCCCTGCTCCACGCCCTGATTATCGAACACGCCCCGCGTGAACAACTACTCCCCTGGTTTATCTGGCTGGCTGCCACCTTCGCATTGCGGGCGGTGCTTAGTTGGCTGCGCGAACGCGTCGGTTTTATCTGCGGGCAGGTGATCCGCCAGCGTATGCGCCAACAGGTGTTGGATAAACTGCAACAGCTCGGCCCGGCCTGGATCCAGGGCAAGCCGGCCGGCAGTTGGGCCAGCATCATCGTCGAACAAATCGAAGATATGCAGGATTACTACTCCCGCTATCTGCCGCAGATGTACCTGGCGGTGTTTATCCCGGTGCTGATCCTGATTACCGTCTTCCCGATAAACTGGGCTGCCGGTCTGATCCTGTTGACCACCGCCCCGCTGATCCCGATGTTTATGGCGCTGGTCGGTATGGGGGCCGCCGATGCCAACCGTCGTAACTTTGTAGCGTTGGCACGGCTGAGCGGTAATTTCCTCGACCGCCTGCGCGGGCTGGATACGCTGCGCCTGTTCAACCGGGCTGAAGCAGAAACCGCGCAGATCGCCAAATCGTCCGAGGACTTCCGCAGCCGCACCATGGAAGTGCTGCGGTTGGCGTTTCTATCATCGGCAGTATTGGAGTTCTTTGCCTCTATCTCCATCGCCGTGGTGGCGGTCTATTTTGGTTTCTCTTTCCTTGGCGAACTTAATTTTGGCAGCTACGGCACCGGCGTTACGCTGTTTGCCGGTTTTCTGGTGCTGATCCTGGCGCCGGAGTTCTTCCAGCCACTGCGTGACCTGGGGGCCTTCTACCACGCCAAGGCACAGGCGGTGGGCGCAGCTGAAGCGCTGGAAACCTTCCTCAGCGCCGAAGGCGAGCAAATGGGCAGCGGCACGCAACGGCTTGATACCGATGCGCCGCTGGAACTACACGCGCAGGATTTGGAGATCCTGTCGCCGAATGGCGTGCTGCTGGCCGGCCCACTGAGTTTCACCCTGTCGGCGAACCAGCGTATTGCCCTGGTCGGGTTAAGCGGTGCCGGTAAAAGCTCGCTGCTGAATCTGCTGCTCGGCTTTCTGCCCTATCGCGGTTCATTAACCGTCAATGGAACCGAACTGCGCGAATTGGCGGCCGAAGGCTGGCGACAGCAGCTTGGCTGGGTAGGTCAGAACCCGCACCTGCCGGCTCAGACGCTGCGGGCCAATATTCTGCTGGGGAACCCGCAGGCCAGCGAAGATCAGTTGCAACAGGCGGTAGAGCAAGCCTACGTCGGTGAGATACTGCCGCATCTGCCGCAGGGATTAGAGACTGAGGTGGGCGATAACGCCGCCCGCTTATCCGTCGGCCAGGCTCAACGCGTGGCCGTAGCCCGGGCGCTGATCAGTCCGCGTCGTTTGCTGCTGCTGGATGAACCGGCCGCCAGTCTTGACGCCCACAGTGAACGGCGGGTGATGCAGGCGCTGAATGTCGCCTCGCACCAGCAAACCACCCTGCTGGTCACCCACCAGTTGGAAGATACCGAAGATTACGACCAGATTTGGGTGATGGAAGGTGGGCAGATCGTTCAGCAAGGCGATTACGCCACGCTGAGTGCTCAACCTGGCCTGTTTGCCAATCTGATCGCACACCGCAGCGGGGATCTCTAA
- a CDS encoding Protein of uncharacterised function (DUF535) codes for MSQLSYPLVSARPLNGWQLMTALANGDKAPSKAWKKTSFRLKFIGRSLLRWPTTSALLNTLASNPLLDEILNAQAQSAVQAASPVSGGEHEQNREPVRPCAIITISANNACR; via the coding sequence ATGTCTCAGCTCAGCTATCCACTCGTATCTGCACGCCCGCTTAACGGCTGGCAATTGATGACGGCGCTGGCCAATGGCGACAAGGCACCCAGCAAAGCCTGGAAGAAAACATCATTTCGCCTGAAGTTTATCGGCCGTTCATTATTGCGCTGGCCGACCACCAGCGCTCTGCTCAATACGCTGGCATCCAACCCTTTGCTGGATGAGATCTTGAACGCGCAGGCCCAATCTGCCGTGCAAGCTGCATCGCCCGTATCTGGCGGCGAACATGAGCAAAATCGAGAGCCTGTTCGCCCCTGCGCGATCATTACGATCTCAGCAAACAACGCATGCCGATGA